The DNA region TGCCACGCCGTGGACGCCGATGACGGCTCCACCTCTCTCCTGATGGCCTACCACATCCAGTGCCAGCGCTGTCACACCAAGGAGAAGAAAGGCCCCATCACCTGCGGCGAGTGCCACGTGCGCTAGACCGTAGCTGAACTCACGCAAAACAAGGCCCGGCAGCCCCCGTATCGAGGTGGGTGCCGGGCCTTTTCTTGGACACGGAAACAGACGAAGACCAAGACCATGTCCATGCACGCAGACAGATTGCGCTTCGCCGTCTTTGCCACGGTCCTGCTCGTCCTGGTGGTGGCCGGCTGCATCGGTTTCATGCTCTTGGAGGGCCTGAATGCGGTGGACGCGCTCTATTTCACCATTGTTACCATGTCCACCGTGGGCTACGGCGACATCCACCCGATCTCTCAGGCAGGCAAACTCCTCGCTGTGGTCATGATCCTGGCCGGCGGCGGCGCGTTCATTGGCGTGGGCGCCTCGGCCGCCGAGATGATCCTCACCCGCCACGAGCGCAAAAGCCGCATGGACAAGCTGAACATGGTCATCGGCGTGTTCTTCAGCGAGATAGGCAGCGAGCTCCTGGCCCGGCTGGAGGCGATGGACCCCGACCGCGAGGGCCTGGAGCGGGACATTGCCGTGGACGGAAGCTGGAGCGTTCGCGACTTCCGCAAGGCCAGAGGCAGGGTGGAGGGGCTGGGCAGAGGCCTCAAGCCGAGCTGCGACGATCTGGCCGTGCTCAACGATTTACTCACCGCCAAGCGCGACTTCATGCTGCAGCTTCTGGAGAACCCCACCCTTCTGGAGCACGAGTCCTTTACCGAGATGCTCCGCGCCGTGTTCCACCTGGCCGAGGAGCTGACCCTGCGCGGCGATTTCACCTGCCTGCCGGAGTCCGACTGCGCCCACCTGGCCGGCGACGTACGCCGCGTCTACCCGCTGCTGGCGGCGCGCTGGCTCGACTACATGCTCCACCTCAAGACCAGCTACCCCTACCTCTTCTCCCTGGCCCTGCGCACCAGTCCCTTTGCACGCGACCGCAGCGTTGTGGTCCTGGACTGACCTTGGTGGATTGATCTCGGTGACTGATCTCGGCGACTGATCCTCCGGTCGCCTGAATGCACCATTCTGCCAGAGCAGGGGCGGCACCCCCGGACAGCGCGCGGTTCCCCGTCGCAAGAATGCCACATTGCCCGCCAGCAAGCGGAGGATGCGCCGCTCCGACGCGGTTTGCGTGCGCATTTTCAGGATTTCATGGAGCAGGGGCTTACACTCCTTCATATCCTGTGCTATACGCAAGGCAGTATTCCATTTTCTACGAATTCTCCGCACCAACCCCCATTCGGAGGGCGACCATGACCGATTACGCCAAGCTCCTCGGCGAAGAGACCGCGCAGCAACTGTTGGGACATTCCTGCAAAACCATTGACAAATCCAAGCTCCACCTGCCCGGACCGGACTATGTGGACCAGAACTTCCTGCAGACCGACCGGCCCATCCCGGTCATCCGCAACCTGCAGACCATGTTCGACCACGGACGCCTGGGCGGCACCGGTTTTCTCTCCATCCTGCCGGTGGACCAGGGCATCGAGCACACGGCCGGCGCATCCTTCGCGCCCAATCCCATCTACTTCGACCCCGAGTCCATCGTGCAGCTCGCCATCGAGGCCGGCTGCAACGCCGTGGCCTCCACCCTGGGCGTGCTCGCCTCCGTGGCGCGCAAGTACGCGCACAAGATCCCGTTCATGCTCAAGATCAACCACAACGAGCTGATGACCTACCCCAACACGTACGACCAGATCATGTTCGCCACCGTGGAGCAGGCCTACGAGATGGGCGCGGTCGCTGTGGGCGCCACCATCTACTTCGGCCACGAGACCTCCGACCGTCAGATCATCGAGGTCTCCCGCGCCTTTGAGGCGGCCCACGCCATGGGCATGGCCACCGTGCTCTGGGCCTACACCCGCAACGACGGCTTCAAGAAGGACGGCGTGGACTACCACACCGCGGCCGACCTCACCGGCCAGGCCAACCACCTGGCCGTGACCATCAAGGCCGACATTGTGAAGCAGAAGCAGGCCACCAACAACGGCGGCTTCAAGGCCGTGGGCTTCGCCAAGACGGACGAGAAGGTCTACACCGAGCTGACCAGCGACAACCCCATCGACCTGACGCGCTAC from Oceanidesulfovibrio marinus includes:
- a CDS encoding potassium channel family protein, whose translation is MSMHADRLRFAVFATVLLVLVVAGCIGFMLLEGLNAVDALYFTIVTMSTVGYGDIHPISQAGKLLAVVMILAGGGAFIGVGASAAEMILTRHERKSRMDKLNMVIGVFFSEIGSELLARLEAMDPDREGLERDIAVDGSWSVRDFRKARGRVEGLGRGLKPSCDDLAVLNDLLTAKRDFMLQLLENPTLLEHESFTEMLRAVFHLAEELTLRGDFTCLPESDCAHLAGDVRRVYPLLAARWLDYMLHLKTSYPYLFSLALRTSPFARDRSVVVLD
- a CDS encoding class I fructose-bisphosphate aldolase, encoding MTDYAKLLGEETAQQLLGHSCKTIDKSKLHLPGPDYVDQNFLQTDRPIPVIRNLQTMFDHGRLGGTGFLSILPVDQGIEHTAGASFAPNPIYFDPESIVQLAIEAGCNAVASTLGVLASVARKYAHKIPFMLKINHNELMTYPNTYDQIMFATVEQAYEMGAVAVGATIYFGHETSDRQIIEVSRAFEAAHAMGMATVLWAYTRNDGFKKDGVDYHTAADLTGQANHLAVTIKADIVKQKQATNNGGFKAVGFAKTDEKVYTELTSDNPIDLTRYQVANCYMGRIGLINSGGGSGKNDHADAVRTAIINKRAGGMGLIMGRKAFQRPMDEGVKLIQSVQDVYLDKAVTVA